The genomic region TATCGACCCAGGCCTTCATCTGTGACGGCATGCCGAAATTATACATTGGTACCCCGGCAACGATGATGTCGGTGGCAAGCAGTTCGTCGACCAGTTGATCGCTTTCGCGCAAGGTGTGACGCATCCATTCTTCGCGGTCTTCGGGTTTGGTGAATGCTGCATGAACCCAATCTCCGGTCACCGGGCTTGGCGGATTTGCGCCGACATCGCGATAGATGATTTCGGTTTCCGGTCGCTTGGCCAGCCAGTGTTCGATGAACTTGGCCGTCAAGCGGCGGCTGTGCGAACCATGTTGTTTCTGATCGGACCTGCCGGGCCGGGCGCTGCTGTCGATATGAAGAATTCTGGTCATCATGTTCTCCATGTGATGAAAATGGTTCATCTGTGTTTTGGTTTGATGACCAAGGATTGACGGAATTTCATTCACACGGCAAAATCGAATTCCTCAGCCAACAGATGAGTTGAATTCATTCATATGTCGTTGCCGCCGCTTGCGACGCTGCGCGCCTTTGAAGCCGCAGCACGCCATCAAAGTTTCAAGAATGCCGCATCCGAGCTTGGCGTCACGCCGACCGCGATCAGCCATCAAGTGCGCCTTCTTGAAGACACGCTGGGTGTCCGGTTGTTTGACCGCAAGCCACGGCAGGTTGTTCTGACCGATGTCGGGCAGGAGTTGTATCCGGTTTTGCGTGATGGCTTTGCCGCCTTTGCCAAGGCAGTTGATCGGGTGCGGAACCGCCCGGTATCGCGCAGCATGACGGTTTCGGTCATTCCATCCTTTGCGGCAAAATGGCTGTTGCCACGCCTGTCGCGGTTTCAGGCAGAATACCCCGATATCAACTTGCGACTTCACACCTCGCCAGAGGCCGTCGACCTTGACCGTGGTGTGGCGGATGCTGCCATTCGATATGGTGTCGGACCCTATCCGGGACTGGTTGCACACACGATGTTTCGTGAACAGTTCGTGCCACTTTGCAGTCCGGCACTGGGCCTGAAAAAGCCGGAAGACTTGCGCAATGCGACCTTACTGCATTTTGACTGGTTACGCCCCGATGATGCGACTCCGACATGGCAAAGATGGGGGCAGGTGGCAGGTGTTGCCGATCACTTGCCGTCCGCCGGGATCAGTTTTTCTGATGACAGTCACGCCATTCAGGCGGCGATTGCAGGCCAAGGCGTTGTTTTGGCCAGTCCGGTGATGGCACGCGCAGAAATTGATGCAGGATTGCTGGTGATGCCATTTGGCCCGGAAATCAAAGGTCATTGTTATCACTATGTGCATACCGGCCGGGGCGATAACCTCCGCGAAGTTGAAGCATTCGGTGCCTGGATTGAAAGCGAGGTTTCCGCTTCGGTCCCGGTTACCGATCAGTCCAGTGATTGACGATTGACCGTGTGGATGGAACGCATTGGGATGTTTCGCGTTCTGTTTAAAGGCAGTTAATCGACGCCCTTTTGCGACATGCGTAACAACGGTGTTTTCGCATAAGGTTTGTCAGCACAGCAGGAGCACAAAACTCATGTCAGAACGCAAACGGGTCGTTGTTGTTGGAGCCGGTTTTGCTGGTATGAGTGTCGCCAAAAAACTGGCGGGCAAAGATGTCGACGTCGTTTTGATCGACAAGCGCAATCATCACCTGTTTCAGCCCTTGCTCTATCAGGTGGCAACAGCCGATCTCTCGCCAGCGGAAATCGCCTGGCCGGTCCGCAGCATTTTCAGTCGGTCTGCGAATGTTTCTGTTTTTATGGGGGAAGTGACCGGCATTGACCTTGACGGCAAACGGATCATCGGTGGTGATCGGGAATTGGGTTATGACTTTCTCGTTCTCGCGACCGGGGCGGTGACATCCTACTTTGGGAAAAATCACTGGGCGCGGGCGGCGCCAGGATTGAAAAACATCTCCGAGGCCACCGATATCCGAAAAAGGCTTTTGCTGGCGTTCGAACGCGCTGAAAACAGCGAGGACGAAGCAGAAAAACGCAAACTGTTGAATTTCGTCGTGGTTGGCGGCGGGCCGACGGGTGTTGAAATGGCAGGCGCGATTGCAGAGCTCGCCAAGCAGGCCCTTTCCCATGATTTCCGCCGTATCGACCCGCGCGATGCCAATATCATCTTGGCAGAAGGCGGACCGAAGCTTCTGGCAGCCTTTCCGGATGATTTATCGGACTATACCCAAAAGTCGCTTGAGACGATGGGTGTCGATGTCCGTCTGGGGCAGCAAGTTTCCGATATTACAGTGGAAGGTGCCAAGATTGGCGATGATTTCATCCCCAGTGCGAATGTCATCTGGGCCGCGGGCGTCGAGGTGCCCGACCTTAAGGACTGGACGGAAAAGCCAGTTGATCGTGGCGGGCGCGTTATTGTCGAAAGCGATCTGTCTTTGCCGGGGTATGACAATGTCTTTGTCATTGGCGATGCGGCGCATGTGAAGTGGGGCAACGATCAGACCGTTCCGGGTATTGCCCCTGCGGCCAAGCAGCAAGGCAAATATGTTGCCGGTCGTATCCTTGATGTTTTGAAAGGACAAAGCACGCCGCCGTTCAAGTACAGCCATGCAGGCAACCTTGCGACCATTGGTCGCCACCGTGCTGTGATTGATCTGAACGGGTTCAAGATCAAGGGCTGGCTGGCTTGGTGGATATGGGGCTTGGCCCATATTTACTTCCTGATCGGCATTCGGGCCCCCGCACTTGTGATGGTGCAGTGGGTCTGGAGTTACCTGTTCCGCAAAAAGGGCGCGCGATTGATCACGGGCTCTGATGCGCAGTCAAAACCGTAAGGCTAACCGAATATCGTTGACCTCATTGTGTGGATGCGAAACCATCGACGCGATTTCAGCAACTCCCATCAGGTGACCCATGCCCCGCTTTGCCGCCAACCTTTCGTTTCTGTTTGCCGACTTGCCGTTTGAAAAACGGTTCGCCGCGGCGGCAGATGCAGGCTTTGTCGGGGTGGAATATATCGGCGCCTATGACATGCCGTTATCGATGGTCAAATCGCTTTTGAATGACAATGGTCTGGAACAGGTTTTATTTAACCTGCCCGCCGGTAACTGGGAGGCGGGTGACCGCGGTCTAGCCTGTCGTCCCGGGCGCGAGGAAGCTTTTCGCGACTCTGTCGTGCAGGCGCTTGATTACGCGGCGGCAACCGATTGCAAGATGCTCCATTGCATGGCGGGGCTTATCGGCAAGGGCGAAGATCCCGACGAACTCGCCCGGCTTTATTGCGACAATCTGCTTTATGCTGCCGATCTTGCCGATCAGGCCGGCGTCGATATCCTGATCGAGCCGATCAATCCGCTCGATATGCCGGGCTATCTGCTTAATTCCATCGAACAGGCGGCCGTGATCCTTGAACAGCTTGATCACCCGCGCCTGAAACTGCAGTTCGATATTTATCACGCCCAGATTGTTGGCGGGAACATCGCCGCAAGATTGGACAAGCATATCGACAGCATCGCCCATGTGCAGGTCGCGGGAGCGCCGGGACGGCATGAACCCGACAGCGGGGAACTGAATTACCCCTTCCTGTTCTATATGCTGGATCGCATTGGCTATGAAGGCTGGATCGGCTGCGAATACAAGCCGCACGGCAAGACCGAAGACGGGCTTGGCTGGGTCCGGCCATGGATGCCAAAACCCGGCGCCTGATCGCCCGGATTTATTCGATCAGGATGGCACGGAAATCGTTGACGTTGGTTAGCGTCGGGCCGGTCACCAGAAGATCATCGATCTTGGCAAACGCGCTATAGGCATCGTTGTTGGCCAGATATTCGCGAAGGTCGATACCGGCCTTCTTGGCGTTTTGCCAACTTTTGGCGTCAATGATTGCCCCGGCGTTGTCTTCGCTGCCATCAATGCCATCGGTATCAATTGCCAGTGCCGTGAAACCCGGTTGATCACGAAGTTGCAGCAAAAGTGACAGCAAGAACTCGCTATTGCGACCACCGCGGCCACCCTTGCCGCGCACGGTGACGGTCGTTTCACCGCCCGAAAGCAGAACACAGGGCTTTGCCGCCGGTTGGCCGTGATTGGCAACCTGATGGGTGATCCCGGCATGAACGATGGCGACTTCGCGTGCCTCACCCTCGATGGCGTCACCAAGGATGACGGCATTCAGCCCCATGTCACGTGCAACCGATGCTGCGGCCTCGAGGCTGTCCTGCGGGCGGGCAAGCATGATGGTTTCATGGCCGTCAAAGCAGGGATCATCGGGTTTAATCGTTTCGTCCCCGGCACTTTGCAAAAGGTCCTTGGCGGCCTGCGGGATGTCGATCTGATAATGGCGGATGATATCAAGTGCATCCTGTCCGGTCGTCGGATCAGACACCGTCGGCCCGGATGCAATGATCGCCGGATCGTCGCCCGGCACATCAGATACAAGATAGGTCACCATGCGCGCCGGTGCCGATGCCTTGGCCAGGCGGCCCCCCTTGATCGCGGAGAGGTGTTTGCGCACACAGTTCATTTCCGAAATCGTTGCGCCACTGCGCAAAAGCGCCTTGCTGATTGCCTGCTTGTCTTCAAGAGTCAAACCCGGACCGGGCAGGGCAAGAAGGGCCGATCCACCACCGGAAATCATGCAGACAACCAGATCATCGGGGCCGGCATCGGAAACAATATCAAGGATACGCTTGGCCGCCTTTTCACCCGCAGCATCGGGGACCGGGTGGGATGCCTCGACAATTTCGATCTGATCACACTCAACCGCATGGCCATAGCGGGTGACGACCAGACCTTCGACGTCACCTTTCCAGGCTTTCTCGAACGCGCGTGCCATATTGGCCGATGCCTTGCCCGCACCAATGACGATGGTTTTGCCCTTTGGCGGTTCGGGCAGATTGCGCGGGATCTGAACCCCGGGGTCGGCGGCCTTCAGTGCCGCATCCATCAAAGCCAGAAGTTTTTCGCGCGAAGTCGTCATATCGGGTTTCCCTGATTGGATTGTGGCCGGTTTGGTCCGGGTTTTTAGGTCGCCTGCTTGTCAGATGCGGTCTTGAAGAAATCGATCACGGCCTGCAGATGGTTTGACATCGCCTTTTCGGCGGCGTCGGGGTCGTGGGCCGCGATGGCTTCGATAATATCGCGGTGATGTTCCTGCACCATGCGATCAAAGGTCGGGCCGACCATGCCGTTGAAGCGGATTTCATTGAGTGCTGCCTGCAACACATCATGCAGCATTTTCATCACGTGATAGTAAATGATCGAGCCCGTCGCCCGCCCGATCATCATGTGCAGGCGGTGGTCATCGTCCGCACGGTATTTGGCGGCCCGCCGTGGGTCATGCGCCTGACGATAGGCCATGCGCAGAAGTTTGATATCCTCGTCACTGGCGTTGATCGCAGCCCGCCGTGCGGCCCACGTTTCAAGTGTGCAGCGAATTTCCTGAAGATCGCGCAGATTACTGATCGAATCGCGCACCAGATCGGTCATCGCGGTGTCCATGTCGATCCCGGTGGATGACAGGATTTCCGTGCCGCCACCCTGAACCGCACGCAAGTACCCACGTGTCTTGAGCTTTTGCAAGGCGGCGCGCACAGACACGCGGCTGACCGACATGCTTTCGGCAAGCTGACGTTCGCCGGGCAGGCGATCACCGGGCAGAAAAATGCCATCCGAGATCTTTTCAAGAATTTGATCGGCAACCTGATCGGCAATCCTTTTGGGACGCTTGGTTTCCGCGTCGTCTTGTGCCTGAAGCGTCTTGGCAGACGGCATGTTGGGTTGTCTCCAATCGTGTTTTTCTCTGCCAGTGCAGCGATATCGATATTGGTTCGCGCAATGGTCATACCAGTTTACGAGATGTTTGGCGGCGACGCAAAGTGTCGATATGCACCACTCGCGCTTATTGCAGTGCAATCTTGTTTCGGTAGGGATAAATTGATAGTTCAACAGGGGATGAGTGGCGTATCCGCCCCACTTTCACTGGCGCTTCGGCGGCAGTGATACCGAGGGATACCGCCATCGGACCTTGCAGATACCCAAAGACCACCAGATTTCAGGAGAACTCGCGTGCCGAACCAAGCCGGGACCCTTTTGGGCCATGATGATCCAGCCCCGTTTGAGGTATTGAACGAAAACGGCAAGGGTCATTCGCTTTTTGTCTGTGACCACGCGTCCCGGGAAATCCCCAAAAGCCTTGGTACGCTTGGCCTGCCCGAGGAAGAGCGCAAACGCCATATCGGTTGGGATATCGGTGCACGCAAGGTGACCGAAATTCTGGTCGAACGGTTTGATTGCCGCGCAGTTCTGGGCGGATTTTCACGCCTTGTCATTGATTGCAACCGCCAGCTATGGGATCCGACCGGGATGCCTGAAATTGCCGATCAGACGGTGGTGCCGGGCAACAAGAACGTCTCGCCCAGCGAACATATGCAGCGCATCCGCGAGATTTTTCTGCCTTATCACTGGGCGATCGAAGAACAGATTGCCAATTTCCACGCCCATAAAATTGCCCCGGCGCTGATCGCCATTCACAGTTTTACACCCGTGTTTCAGGGCTTTGAACGCCCCTGGGAAATCGGTGTTTTGTGGGATCAGGATGATCGCATTCCGGTGCCGTTGCTTGAGACTCTTCGGGCGCAAAACCCGGATTTGACCATCGGCGATAACGAACCTTATTCCGGGCGTCATTTGGCCGATTACACGATTGACCATCACGGCGAGGCGGCTGGTCTTCCCTGTGTGTCGATTGAAATCCGTCAGGATCTGATTGATACTGATGCGGGATGTGAAAAATGGGCAAAAATCCTTGGCGATGCCTTTGCTGACATCCTTGCGGATCCGAACCTATACAAGATCAGGAGAGACTGATTTGGCAGGGGCCAACGCGCGTGAGCCGGGATTTTCCATCGGCATAGAAGAAGAATTCTGGCTCGTGGATCGTGAAACCCGCGATCTTGCCAAAGACCCGCCTGCCGAATTCCTAAAGGATGCCAAGGCAAAGCTTGGCGATCAGGTCTCAAGCGAGTTCATGCGCTGTCAGGTCGAAACTGGAAGCAAGGTGTGCAACAGCGCACTTGAGGCGCGCGAGCAGCTTATTGAAATGCGCAGCACGCTTTCCGAGGTGGCGGCGAAATACGATATGGCGCTGCTGGCGGCATCGACCCATCCCTTTGCCCAGTGGGACGATCAGAAACATACCGATGGCGAAAGGTACAACACCATCGCGCGCGATCTGCGCACCGTGGTCGACCGGTTGCTGATTTGCGGCATGCATGTCCATGTCGGGATCGAAGATGATGACTTGCGCATCGAACTGATGGCGCAGGCGAGCTATTTCTTGCCCCATCTTCTCGCGCTCACCACAAGCTCGCCATTCTGGCGCGGCAAGGAGACCGGGCTTCAGACATTCCGTTTGTCGGTGTTTGATAACCTGCCGCGCACCGGCCTTCCGGAAGTATTTGGCTCGTGGGCGGAATATCGCCGCCATGTCGATATGCTGATTAATGCCGGTGTGATCGAAGATGGCACGAAGCTTTGGTGGGATTTGCGGCCCTCTGATCGTTGGCCGACCCTTGAGATGCGGATCGCCGATGTTTGTACCGACCTTGAGGACGCGGTCTGTGTTGCATCGATTACGCGATGTTTGATGCGCATGCTGTATCGTTTGCGGCGCAACAATCAACGCTGGCGGATTTATGCCAACATGCTTGTGCGTGAAAACCGCTGGCGGGCGTGTCGTTATGGCAGCGATCCGGGCGAGAAGGCCGGGCTGATCGATTTTGGCCGGGGTGAAATCGTGCCCTATGCCGATCTGCTTGAGGAAATCTTGGAGCTGATCCGACCCGACGCCGAATTCTTTGGCTGTGTCGATGAAGTCGAACATGCGCGCACCATTATAAAACGCGGCACCAGTGCGCGCAGACAGCGCGAAATCTATGACGCAGCAATCGAACTCGGCGCCTCGTCAAAGGACGCATTGATTGCGGTTGCCGATGTGCTGATTGAACGGACAGATCCCAACGCAAGATCGGACACCTAACGGGCTTGTCAGCGACCGGTGCATTGAGTATCGTCGCGCCGAAACGGGTTTGGGCCCTTTGAATTCCGCGCATCGGATATCCGCTGTGCAATCCATCATCGGAGAAGAATTGATGACCGAAGTCGGTGGTATCGCAGCCGATCAGCTTGCGAGTTATGTCGAGCGTATCGAACGTCTTGAAGAAGAAAAAGCCAACCTGATGGCTGATATCAAGGAAGTCTACGGCGAAGCCAAGGCGCTTGGCTATGACGTGAAAATTCTGCGCCAGATCATTCGTCTACGCAAAATGGAAGACCACGAGCGCACCGAACAGGAAGAAATCCTGGAAGTCTACAAACGTGCGCTGGGTATGAGCTGACACCATCCTGTCAGAAGACGTGCCGAGAATACCAAAAGCCCGCTTTCAAGCGGGCTTTTGCTTTTGTAATCTTGGCACATGTCAACCGCATCCCGCCCCGAAATCACCGCTGAAGTCACCGAAGGTGTCTGTCGGCTGTTATATCATCATGAAATGGCCTGCCTGACGGAGCTTCGTCTGGGCAATGGTCGCAGGCTTGATGTGTTGGCGCTTGGCCCCAAAGGGGAACTTTGGGCGGTCGAGGTCAAGTCATCGGTCGAGGATTTCCGTGTCGACCAAAAATGGCAGAGCTATCTGGATTACTGTGACCGGTTCTTTTTTGCCGTTCCGATGCACTTTCCCAAGGATCTGATTCCTGAGGATGTCGGACTGATCGTTGCCGACCGGTTCGAGGCCGCGATCATCCGTGCAAGTGCGGAAAAAAAGCTTTCCGCAGCGCGTCGAAAAAAGCTCCTGATCTCCTTCGGACAGACCGCAGCAGGGCGAGTGAACAAGTTTTCTTCAAAGGAAAATGTATTGGGATAGGCTCTCGAAAGGATAGTTTCCTGTTATTATTTCATATTTATGAATACAAATAAGTTATTGATATATAAGTGAAAATATAGATTTCAACTTGCAATATACATCGGAATGGCATCAAAACGTATAGGTTTAGGTGTGACGAAGCGCACTGGTCTAAGGGTTGTGTTTGTGCGATGCAATATAAGCATTGCGAGAACGTTTGGGCCAGACTGAGCAGTTTTCGATTTCTGTCTTTGACCTTTGTGTCGACTGGCCCGTGTTGGGTGTAACGCCCGGTTCCTTCGTCGGGGGACGATGACATGGCGGAAAAGAAACGTGCGATCGCTTTGGCTGGGGGTGGACCAGCAGTTGGTTTGAGCATCGGCGCCTTAAAAAGGCTGCGCTTGAACCCCGATCTCGACGAGGTGTGGGTCAGCCGTATCCTCGACATCAAACAGATCCGCCAACCCGAAAATCTTTATGACGCGCTGAACAATCTGGTGATGCTGTTTGCCGCAACCACCAGCAAAGATGACGTCAAGCTCTTCAAATACAAGGTCGCCGAAAGCGGGCTCGATATCCGGGGCATCGAAATCCCGGTTGAAGCCAATATCAGCTACGACTGGACGTGGGAAAACCTCGATCAAAGCATCGAGGACGGCTATCGCGCGACCAACGATGTTCTTTCTGCATATCGAAATACCACCGGCGACGTGACTGTTGCCAAACTTCTGGCGGCAAGTAACGACGCCGCCTGATGTCATCTGTGAATGTCAATTTTGGATATCCAAAGAATGAAGACTTTTGCGAATCTGAATATCGGGACCAAACTTTCCATTTTGCCGGTTATTGCGGTTATTGCGATCATCGCTGTCAGCCTGATTGGCGGGCGGGCCATCATGTCACTTTCTGATGGTCTGGAATTCGCTGTCAGCAAGGCATATCCCGAGGTCAAGGATATTGGCGAGATTGATCGTAATGTGACCCGGGTGCACCAAACCCTTTATCGCATGCTGTCCTGGTCGGCCGCCGGTGTTGAAGGCGACCGGATGGAAGCCGTTTCCCAGGATCTTGAAACCCAGATCGAAGAAGCGCGTCAGTCCTTTGTGACGTTGCTTGAAAACGAAAGTCTCCCAGAATCCGGTCGCCAGATGTCGGTTGATGCGCAGGAACGCTTTGATGGCTATCTTGGCAAGGTCAATCAGGTCCTTGGCATGCTCGACATCGACTATACCGGGGCGCTCAGCTTTTCCTGGTCTGCACAGTCCGACTATGAAGCACTGATGGATATTCTTTCCAAGCTGCGGGGAACCGCAGAACTCAGAATGGACAGTGCGAGCGGTGCGGCCATGGCGGTTGGCAGTTCTGCACAGGATCAGACAATTATCGCAGCTGTGTCGGCATCGATCGCCATGGCGGTGATCAGTTTTGTCATCGCAAGCCTGATCGGGGCGCCGGTCAAAAAGCTGACCCATGTCATGCGCGAAATTGCCGAAGGCAAAACCGATATTTCGGTTCCCTATACCGCACGCAAGGATGAGATGGGCAAGATGGCAGATGCGGTTGAAGTGTTCCGCCAGAACGCTGAAAGCCTTGAAGCCGCCGAAGAACAGCGCCTGCAGGACGAAGCCCGCGCAGTCGAGGAAAAACGCCAGATCATGCAGGAACTGGCGCGCGATATTGAAACGTCGGTACAGGGCACAGCAACGGCGGTCAGTGCCGCGATCGAGGAGATCGGCGCTTCTGCATCGGCCCTTCTCGACAATGCCGAACGCACCGATCATCAGAGCGAGAACGCCTTTGATGCATCCGGCAAATCCAGCCACAACATGGGCGAGATCGCCCAGGCGGCATCCGGCTTGGCTTCGGCGATTGCCAATATCAGCGAGGAAATCCAGAAAAGTAGCCGTCAGGCACAGGAAGCCAGCGAGCAGGCCCGCGACGCGGATGAGAAAATCCGCCGTCTTGAAGAAGCCAGCATCCGTATCGAGGATGTCGCAGCCCTGATCGGCAATATTGCCGAACAGACCAACCTTCTGGCCCTTAATGCCACGATTGAATCGGCCCGTGCCGGTGAGGCCGGCAAAGGGTTCGCCGTTGTTGCCAACGAGGTCAAAAACCTTGCCAGCCAGACGGC from Thalassospira indica harbors:
- the otnI gene encoding 2-oxo-tetronate isomerase, with amino-acid sequence MPRFAANLSFLFADLPFEKRFAAAADAGFVGVEYIGAYDMPLSMVKSLLNDNGLEQVLFNLPAGNWEAGDRGLACRPGREEAFRDSVVQALDYAAATDCKMLHCMAGLIGKGEDPDELARLYCDNLLYAADLADQAGVDILIEPINPLDMPGYLLNSIEQAAVILEQLDHPRLKLQFDIYHAQIVGGNIAARLDKHIDSIAHVQVAGAPGRHEPDSGELNYPFLFYMLDRIGYEGWIGCEYKPHGKTEDGLGWVRPWMPKPGA
- a CDS encoding FMN-dependent NADH-azoreductase, which codes for MMTRILHIDSSARPGRSDQKQHGSHSRRLTAKFIEHWLAKRPETEIIYRDVGANPPSPVTGDWVHAAFTKPEDREEWMRHTLRESDQLVDELLATDIIVAGVPMYNFGMPSQMKAWVDNIVRVGRTFGFDRTRGDVPYWPMVTGNKSIVALSSRGDYGYGPDGRIAHLNFVEGGLFTPLQYIGITDQFGAAIEYDEFADERTEASIHAAEQEVIGLVDQLLAKHRDVKVA
- a CDS encoding MmcB family DNA repair protein, which produces MSTASRPEITAEVTEGVCRLLYHHEMACLTELRLGNGRRLDVLALGPKGELWAVEVKSSVEDFRVDQKWQSYLDYCDRFFFAVPMHFPKDLIPEDVGLIVADRFEAAIIRASAEKKLSAARRKKLLISFGQTAAGRVNKFSSKENVLG
- a CDS encoding carboxylate-amine ligase — encoded protein: MAGANAREPGFSIGIEEEFWLVDRETRDLAKDPPAEFLKDAKAKLGDQVSSEFMRCQVETGSKVCNSALEAREQLIEMRSTLSEVAAKYDMALLAASTHPFAQWDDQKHTDGERYNTIARDLRTVVDRLLICGMHVHVGIEDDDLRIELMAQASYFLPHLLALTTSSPFWRGKETGLQTFRLSVFDNLPRTGLPEVFGSWAEYRRHVDMLINAGVIEDGTKLWWDLRPSDRWPTLEMRIADVCTDLEDAVCVASITRCLMRMLYRLRRNNQRWRIYANMLVRENRWRACRYGSDPGEKAGLIDFGRGEIVPYADLLEEILELIRPDAEFFGCVDEVEHARTIIKRGTSARRQREIYDAAIELGASSKDALIAVADVLIERTDPNARSDT
- a CDS encoding NAD(P)/FAD-dependent oxidoreductase, yielding MSERKRVVVVGAGFAGMSVAKKLAGKDVDVVLIDKRNHHLFQPLLYQVATADLSPAEIAWPVRSIFSRSANVSVFMGEVTGIDLDGKRIIGGDRELGYDFLVLATGAVTSYFGKNHWARAAPGLKNISEATDIRKRLLLAFERAENSEDEAEKRKLLNFVVVGGGPTGVEMAGAIAELAKQALSHDFRRIDPRDANIILAEGGPKLLAAFPDDLSDYTQKSLETMGVDVRLGQQVSDITVEGAKIGDDFIPSANVIWAAGVEVPDLKDWTEKPVDRGGRVIVESDLSLPGYDNVFVIGDAAHVKWGNDQTVPGIAPAAKQQGKYVAGRILDVLKGQSTPPFKYSHAGNLATIGRHRAVIDLNGFKIKGWLAWWIWGLAHIYFLIGIRAPALVMVQWVWSYLFRKKGARLITGSDAQSKP
- a CDS encoding N-formylglutamate amidohydrolase, with product MPNQAGTLLGHDDPAPFEVLNENGKGHSLFVCDHASREIPKSLGTLGLPEEERKRHIGWDIGARKVTEILVERFDCRAVLGGFSRLVIDCNRQLWDPTGMPEIADQTVVPGNKNVSPSEHMQRIREIFLPYHWAIEEQIANFHAHKIAPALIAIHSFTPVFQGFERPWEIGVLWDQDDRIPVPLLETLRAQNPDLTIGDNEPYSGRHLADYTIDHHGEAAGLPCVSIEIRQDLIDTDAGCEKWAKILGDAFADILADPNLYKIRRD
- a CDS encoding FadR/GntR family transcriptional regulator translates to MPSAKTLQAQDDAETKRPKRIADQVADQILEKISDGIFLPGDRLPGERQLAESMSVSRVSVRAALQKLKTRGYLRAVQGGGTEILSSTGIDMDTAMTDLVRDSISNLRDLQEIRCTLETWAARRAAINASDEDIKLLRMAYRQAHDPRRAAKYRADDDHRLHMMIGRATGSIIYYHVMKMLHDVLQAALNEIRFNGMVGPTFDRMVQEHHRDIIEAIAAHDPDAAEKAMSNHLQAVIDFFKTASDKQAT
- the gcvA gene encoding transcriptional regulator GcvA; translated protein: MSLPPLATLRAFEAAARHQSFKNAASELGVTPTAISHQVRLLEDTLGVRLFDRKPRQVVLTDVGQELYPVLRDGFAAFAKAVDRVRNRPVSRSMTVSVIPSFAAKWLLPRLSRFQAEYPDINLRLHTSPEAVDLDRGVADAAIRYGVGPYPGLVAHTMFREQFVPLCSPALGLKKPEDLRNATLLHFDWLRPDDATPTWQRWGQVAGVADHLPSAGISFSDDSHAIQAAIAGQGVVLASPVMARAEIDAGLLVMPFGPEIKGHCYHYVHTGRGDNLREVEAFGAWIESEVSASVPVTDQSSD
- a CDS encoding glycerate kinase type-2 family protein yields the protein MTTSREKLLALMDAALKAADPGVQIPRNLPEPPKGKTIVIGAGKASANMARAFEKAWKGDVEGLVVTRYGHAVECDQIEIVEASHPVPDAAGEKAAKRILDIVSDAGPDDLVVCMISGGGSALLALPGPGLTLEDKQAISKALLRSGATISEMNCVRKHLSAIKGGRLAKASAPARMVTYLVSDVPGDDPAIIASGPTVSDPTTGQDALDIIRHYQIDIPQAAKDLLQSAGDETIKPDDPCFDGHETIMLARPQDSLEAAASVARDMGLNAVILGDAIEGEAREVAIVHAGITHQVANHGQPAAKPCVLLSGGETTVTVRGKGGRGGRNSEFLLSLLLQLRDQPGFTALAIDTDGIDGSEDNAGAIIDAKSWQNAKKAGIDLREYLANNDAYSAFAKIDDLLVTGPTLTNVNDFRAILIE
- a CDS encoding methyl-accepting chemotaxis protein, with translation MKTFANLNIGTKLSILPVIAVIAIIAVSLIGGRAIMSLSDGLEFAVSKAYPEVKDIGEIDRNVTRVHQTLYRMLSWSAAGVEGDRMEAVSQDLETQIEEARQSFVTLLENESLPESGRQMSVDAQERFDGYLGKVNQVLGMLDIDYTGALSFSWSAQSDYEALMDILSKLRGTAELRMDSASGAAMAVGSSAQDQTIIAAVSASIAMAVISFVIASLIGAPVKKLTHVMREIAEGKTDISVPYTARKDEMGKMADAVEVFRQNAESLEAAEEQRLQDEARAVEEKRQIMQELARDIETSVQGTATAVSAAIEEIGASASALLDNAERTDHQSENAFDASGKSSHNMGEIAQAASGLASAIANISEEIQKSSRQAQEASEQARDADEKIRRLEEASIRIEDVAALIGNIAEQTNLLALNATIESARAGEAGKGFAVVANEVKNLASQTAKSTEEIASEIANVRAETGQAVEAIRTIVESVQGINEILRLTAESVMEQGNATGQISTSITEAAGYAETVSGGIGDVRDIARATRDSAGSVGEATAELSREMAGLSSSVDGLVARLRAV
- a CDS encoding DUF2312 domain-containing protein, which produces MTEVGGIAADQLASYVERIERLEEEKANLMADIKEVYGEAKALGYDVKILRQIIRLRKMEDHERTEQEEILEVYKRALGMS